A region of the Longimicrobiales bacterium genome:
ATGAGTGCGAGCGAGTTGGAGATCCAGCCACCCACGAACTCGACCACCATGAACAGCGCGGTGATCGAGAGGACGAACATCAGCCGGCGTCGGCCGATCTCGCGGTAGTCGTGAGCATGGTCGTGGTCGTGGGGATGGTCATCGTCGTGCGCGTGGTCGTGCGCATCGCCCTCGTGGTCATGAGCATCGCGGTGGTGATGACCGTGATCCATATCGGACCGGGACTCGTTGCCGGTGTCAGGCATCAGCGGCTGCTGGGTTGAGGCGGAACGAAGCGCGCGGCGCGGTCGATGCGCCACGTCCATGCGCTGTCGATGTCGAATGTGCGCGGCCGCAGGGTGAGCTCCGCACCGGTGGATGTACGCGCCGACAGGATGAGCGGCTCGCCGGCCGGCACGGGTGCCATCTCGACGGTCGCACCTGCATCCACGTGGCCGATGCCGACCTGGCCGCCGGTGCGGCCGGCGATGCGGTACGAAACGGCGAGGCGGTGCGAGGTCTCATTGGTGACATGCACGGTCGCCAGTGCTGCGCGTGCACGTTCGGGGTCCGGATCGGGCGCGGGCGGTTGCGCGGAGCGCTGCGCGCACGCGGCGATCAGAACGGCCGCTGCGATGACCGTGCTCCGGCACAGCGTTCGGGTACGGCGCGCCGTGTCCGAGCAGCACAGCGCGGGTACGCGTCGCGCCGTGGCCGAACGGGGGCACCGCGCGCGGCCGACTCGCAAGGGCCGGCGCTCGACGGTGGCTGTGGAAGCGATCTCAGGCGCTGTCATGAGAAAGCAGGTGCAGGAACTCTGCGACCTCCTCCGGGGAGCGCAGGCAGGCCTGCGCGATGGAGTCGTGCTGCGGCGGATCGCCGACAATGATGGAGCAGTCCGTATCGCCCAGCTCGCGGAACGCATCCTCGTCCGTCCGGTCATCGCCGATGAAGACGGCGGGGCCGCGACCGAACCGTTCTTCCAGCGTGTCGCGCAGGAAGCGGAACGCGCGCCCCTTGTGCCAGTCGACGTCCGGCCGGATCTCCACCACCTTCTTTCCGTCGGTGAGCCGGATACCGGTGTGGCCACGCGCGCACGTGCGAACCACCTCCCGCACGCGCGCCGCTTCCGTTTCATCCTCGACCATGCGGAAGTGCACGGAGAGCGTAAGCTGCTTGTCCTCTACGATCACGCCGTCGATGGTACCGAGCTCTCTTTCGAGCTCTCCGGCGAGCTGTTCCAGCGTGCCGCGTGCCGCGGCAGCTTCTTCGTGCATGCGATGTACGCCCGGTCCGTCGATCTCCAGTCCGTGATTGCCCGCGTAGTAGACGCGGTCGAGCCGCGTGCGGCTGCGGAGGTCCTCGAGCGAGCGCCCGCTGACCAGCGCGATATGTGTGTCGCGGCGAGCGGAGAGCGCATCGAGCGGTGCGCGCACCGCCGGCAGCAGCGCCGCACGCTCGGGGCGCTGCACGATGGGCGCGAGCGTCCCATCGAAGTCGAGTCCGAGCAGCAGCGAGCCCGCTGCCTGCCGTGCCGAGCGCAGCACATCGATGCGGTCCATTGCATTGGGCGCCATGTTCCTCCTGAACGGGTGATCCGTTCGCAGAGTAGCCCGCGGCGCGGGACGTGGCAAACTCGGTTGCAGCGCTTCCTGCCGTCCGCTAAACTTCCACCGTGTGCAGGCCTGCCTTCCAACCGCAACAGGTTACGGCATAATGAAATCCGCGCGTCTCGTCCTGCTCGTGGCGGCCGCCGCGTGGGCGCTGCCCTCGTGTAACCGGACCAGCCCTGCGCTCGGCACGGCCACGAGCATCATCGTGCTCGCCACCGATTCCGTGTGGAGCGCGATCGGCGACAGCGTGATGACCGCTCTGGAGCCGCGCATCTACACGGTGCGCAGCGAGCGGACGTTCGAGGTCACTCAGATCTCTCCGACCGATCCGGACTGGCAGGAGCTGCGCGAGTTCCGCCAGGTCGTCGCCATTGGCGCCGCGGACGACGCCTGGGTCCAGCCCATCTTCGATCGTGCCGGCCTGCAGCCGGGCGTGTCGCAGCCGGAGGTCGTCACGACGCGCGACGTGTGGGCGCGCAACCAGCAGGCGATAGCGATCGCCGTGCCGTCCGCAGACGACGGCGCTGCTGCACTGCCACACCTGGAGCGCGTCGGCGCGGTCATTGACAGCATGTTCCGCATATACGTCGTGCAGCGCATGTACACGAGCGGGCCGGACACGGCTCTCAGCCGTGCGCTGCGCGACACGCACGGCTTCGCCCTGCTCCTGCCGAACGTGTATGCACCGCTCGAGCGCACGGGTAACGTCCTGCTGTTCCAGAACAACACGACGGTGGGCGGCGACCTGGCGCGCTCCGTCCTCGTCGGCTGGCAGGACGGCACCGTCACGCCCACCGCCGAGGCGGCACTCGCCTGGCGCGACAGCATCTCCGCGCAGCAGTACAACCCTCCGCAGAGCACGCGCCGAGACTCCATCAGCGCATCGGCGGTCAGCATGGAGTCGGGCGAGGGCATCGAGATTCAGGGCGCATGGGAGGGTACCGATCCGGCGTGGCCGATGGGCGGCCTCTTCATCACGCGCATGGTCACGTGCCCGCAGCAGAACCGCACATATCTGCTCGACACCTGGCTGTATGCCCCCGGGCCGCGCCGCTCGAAGTACGAGTACATGATCCAGTTGCAGACCATCATGAGCACGTTCGAGTGCGCATAACGAAACGAACACGGGATCGGGATCGGGATCGTGTCCGGCGGCGGGAGCGGGAACAGCATCGGACT
Encoded here:
- the otsB gene encoding trehalose-phosphatase, which encodes MAPNAMDRIDVLRSARQAAGSLLLGLDFDGTLAPIVQRPERAALLPAVRAPLDALSARRDTHIALVSGRSLEDLRSRTRLDRVYYAGNHGLEIDGPGVHRMHEEAAAARGTLEQLAGELERELGTIDGVIVEDKQLTLSVHFRMVEDETEAARVREVVRTCARGHTGIRLTDGKKVVEIRPDVDWHKGRAFRFLRDTLEERFGRGPAVFIGDDRTDEDAFRELGDTDCSIIVGDPPQHDSIAQACLRSPEEVAEFLHLLSHDSA
- a CDS encoding DUF4837 family protein, whose translation is MKSARLVLLVAAAAWALPSCNRTSPALGTATSIIVLATDSVWSAIGDSVMTALEPRIYTVRSERTFEVTQISPTDPDWQELREFRQVVAIGAADDAWVQPIFDRAGLQPGVSQPEVVTTRDVWARNQQAIAIAVPSADDGAAALPHLERVGAVIDSMFRIYVVQRMYTSGPDTALSRALRDTHGFALLLPNVYAPLERTGNVLLFQNNTTVGGDLARSVLVGWQDGTVTPTAEAALAWRDSISAQQYNPPQSTRRDSISASAVSMESGEGIEIQGAWEGTDPAWPMGGLFITRMVTCPQQNRTYLLDTWLYAPGPRRSKYEYMIQLQTIMSTFECA